Proteins encoded by one window of Streptomyces clavuligerus:
- a CDS encoding TIGR03936 family radical SAM-associated protein, whose protein sequence is MQRIRLRYTKRGRLRFTSHRDFQRAFERALRRAEVPMAYSAGFTPHPKVSYANAAPTGTGSEAEFLEIALVERRDPATLRELLDESLPVGLDITDAVEARTSAFADRLTASEWELRLDGVPEEAAKDAVAAFLAAGTVEVQRRTKNGMRSFDARGAVVELEVVRPQPDRPVDGPCAILRLVVRHVTPAVRPDDVLSGLRAVADLAPPVPAAVTRLAQGLFDEESGTVTDPLALDREAVPAASPMAAGTASP, encoded by the coding sequence GTGCAGCGCATCCGACTGCGTTACACCAAGCGTGGCCGCCTCCGGTTCACCAGCCACCGTGACTTCCAGCGCGCCTTCGAGCGGGCGCTGAGGCGTGCCGAGGTGCCCATGGCGTACTCGGCGGGCTTCACCCCGCACCCGAAGGTGTCGTACGCCAATGCCGCACCCACCGGCACGGGCAGCGAGGCCGAGTTCCTGGAGATCGCCCTGGTCGAGCGGCGCGACCCCGCCACGCTGCGGGAACTGCTCGACGAGTCGCTGCCCGTCGGCCTCGACATCACGGACGCCGTCGAAGCGCGGACGTCCGCCTTCGCCGACCGGCTCACCGCGTCGGAGTGGGAGCTGCGGCTCGACGGTGTCCCGGAGGAGGCGGCGAAGGACGCCGTCGCGGCGTTCCTCGCCGCCGGGACCGTCGAGGTCCAGCGCAGGACCAAGAACGGAATGCGGAGCTTCGACGCGCGCGGTGCCGTGGTGGAGCTGGAGGTGGTCCGTCCACAGCCTGATAGGCCCGTGGACGGCCCCTGTGCGATACTGCGGCTGGTTGTTCGGCACGTAACACCTGCCGTACGACCCGACGACGTCCTGTCCGGTCTCCGCGCTGTGGCCGACCTGGCGCCGCCGGTCCCCGCAGCGGTGACCAGGCTGGCGCAGGGGCTCTTCGACGAGGAGTCCGGCACGGTGACCGATCCGCTCGCGCTCGACCGCGAGGCAGTTCCGGCCGCATCACCCATGGCCGCCGGTACCGCCTCCCCCTAG